In one window of Arachis ipaensis cultivar K30076 chromosome B06, Araip1.1, whole genome shotgun sequence DNA:
- the LOC110263831 gene encoding serine/threonine-protein phosphatase 7 long form homolog: MENIGALPVCSVREAEIGPRELKSLRYLICDHPLPPNRYNDRVEEHLRFIGFLHVSQIRVVQCQKALVNALVERWHPNTHTFHLRVGECAVTLEDVAVIFGLPTDVLPVTWMIMSSFEALEAECLQQFGVAPKKSDCRASCIKLTWLRDLKERLQLVDETSMQSIGQYSLGSACLAHLYRSLCRASRFDCKKIDGPLELLLT, translated from the exons ATGGAGAACATAGGTGCTTTACCTGTATGTAGTGTCAGAGAAGCTGAAATCGGACCGAGGGAGTTGAAG AGTTTACGGTATCTGATATGTGATCACCCACTCCCTCCGAATCGGTACAATGATAGGGTTGAAGAGCATTTACGGTTTATTGGTTTCTTGCATGTTTCCCAAATTAGAGTAGTTCAATGTCAGAAAGCACTGGTAAATGCACTAGTCGAAAGGTGGCACCCAAACACACATACCTTTCACCTTCGTGTTGGTGAATGTGCTGTGACACTGGAAGATGTTGCTGTTATCTTTGGTCTTCCAACAGACGTTCTTCCAGTCACATGGATGATTATGAGTAGTTTTGAAGCCTTAGAGGCAGAGTGTTTACAGCAATTTGGGGTTGCACCGAAGAAGTCTGACTGTAGAGCAAGCTGCATAAAACTGACCTGGCTTCGAGATCTAAAAGAAAGATTACAGTTGGTTGACGAAACCAGCATGCAGAG TATCGGACAGTACAGTTTGGGATCTGCATGCCTGGCACACCTGTACAGATCATTATGCAGGGCATCTCGTTTTGACTGCAAGAAAATCGATGGTCCGCTAGAACTTCTGCTAACCTAG
- the LOC110263832 gene encoding protein MAIN-LIKE 2-like has protein sequence MESLRYLICDHPLPPNRYNDRVEEHLRFIGFLHVSQIRVVQCQKALVNALVERWHPNTHTFHLRVGECAVTLEDVAVIFGLPTDVLPVTWMIMSSFEALEAECLQQFGVAPKKSDCRASCIKLTWLRDLKERLQLVDETSMQSIGQYSLGSACLAHLYRSLCRASRFDCKKIDGPLELLLT, from the exons ATGGAG AGTTTACGGTATCTGATATGTGATCACCCACTCCCTCCGAATCGGTACAATGATAGGGTTGAAGAGCATTTACGGTTTATTGGTTTCTTGCATGTTTCCCAAATTAGAGTAGTTCAATGTCAGAAAGCACTGGTAAATGCACTAGTCGAAAGGTGGCACCCAAACACACATACCTTTCACCTTCGTGTTGGTGAATGTGCTGTGACACTGGAAGATGTTGCTGTTATCTTTGGTCTTCCAACAGACGTTCTTCCAGTCACATGGATGATTATGAGTAGTTTTGAAGCCTTAGAGGCAGAGTGTTTACAGCAATTTGGGGTTGCACCGAAGAAGTCTGACTGTAGAGCAAGCTGCATAAAACTGACCTGGCTTCGAGATCTAAAAGAAAGATTACAGTTGGTTGACGAAACCAGCATGCAGAG TATCGGACAGTACAGTTTGGGATCTGCATGCCTGGCACACCTGTACAGATCATTATGCAGGGCATCTCGTTTTGACTGCAAGAAAATCGATGGTCCGCTAGAACTTCTGCTAACCTAG